A window of the Cystobacter ferrugineus genome harbors these coding sequences:
- the cglD gene encoding adventurous gliding motility lipoprotein CglD, with product MRKPSHFLAALLPLLLVGCSSGDTEEPGTGTPGDVSARGAASGDSPLQFAPPPGLSMQALVELDTDCDGLTDAEEWSNVYVGVKLTDRSKQDTDGDGLRDGVEVARTSSLNTQPGCALSFIPDADPSSSTNPTNPDTDGDGILDGVEDRNRNGRVDPGETDPAKQDSDGDGLTDGAEDANHNGLVDLGETNPAQADTDSDGLSDFIELKTSGTDPLTADMDGDTCLDGTEDRNGNGVTDPGETSPKNGADCSTPNLDTDGDGITDEVEQAHGTDPRNPDSDCDGLLDGPNKNGFLGEDLNANGVLDPGETSPTQRDTDGDGLVDGVERGVATSAAPVTTCGYVGDADPSTQTNPTAADSDGDGLADGAEDSNQNGRVDSGELDPGDGSDGTSTSPAGQACAPQNQRQVVFKEDNGNDIRLALRPSFQEVKAISSGNIKGFIGYDHTNKVTFIAYKRGQAGTSTTAAGDESFVRGQLYPSVTETTQVFTTWDGYPASQAFYEKADTSSLGAYTNAVANALVGSGAGTLAGGTDVTGPFKLQAQYVHRSNSSVLVVLAITPKASFVEPGMFVMGDTAGGTALAQFGDVDAVQCETFTTTGSGPTDFLFVVDDSGSMAASHQALANAANAVAARLSNSQLDWRIALVTTSYGATYSTNRNIFRGFTRDINQFRAWLDQNAACPDSSQGCWIGVSGIADEVHLKPARKAVNDMTAATTTDVTKRLRPEARLAVIFLTDVRDQSTDNAAPGSGNTLNEFITYFKSGNPTGKAIQLHGILCDPAESTTRCNSQEDPLNPVHKDAIQALGGIVGSIRTATGIQAAINSIMDNVIGSAGYKTLKLPIGASVRVALAQVRDATKCNPNDLPRSRTDGFDVDGRSQAVSFYGACRPPETGTIQGAISYRFWSDLTSNPEGNPPPCYTDTYYDPTEPDFCLGSRVCNQYTNRCE from the coding sequence ATGAGAAAACCTTCCCATTTCCTCGCCGCGCTCCTGCCCCTGCTCCTCGTGGGTTGTTCCTCGGGGGACACGGAGGAGCCCGGCACGGGCACTCCGGGCGATGTCTCGGCCCGGGGCGCCGCGTCCGGTGACTCCCCCTTGCAGTTCGCGCCTCCGCCCGGGCTCTCGATGCAGGCACTCGTCGAGCTCGATACGGACTGTGACGGTCTGACCGACGCGGAGGAGTGGAGCAACGTCTACGTGGGGGTGAAGCTCACGGATCGGAGCAAGCAGGACACGGACGGCGATGGCCTGCGCGATGGCGTGGAAGTGGCCCGGACGTCCTCCCTCAACACCCAACCCGGGTGCGCGCTCTCCTTCATCCCGGACGCGGACCCCTCGAGCAGCACCAACCCGACCAACCCGGACACGGACGGGGACGGCATCCTGGATGGAGTGGAGGACCGCAATCGAAACGGCCGGGTGGATCCGGGCGAGACGGATCCCGCCAAACAGGACTCGGATGGTGATGGCCTGACGGATGGCGCGGAAGACGCCAACCACAACGGCCTGGTGGACCTGGGAGAGACGAACCCCGCCCAAGCCGACACGGACTCGGACGGTCTGTCGGACTTCATCGAGCTCAAGACCAGCGGCACGGATCCGCTCACCGCCGACATGGACGGCGACACCTGTCTGGATGGGACCGAGGACCGCAATGGCAACGGCGTCACGGATCCGGGCGAGACGAGCCCGAAGAATGGCGCGGATTGCTCGACCCCCAACCTGGACACGGACGGCGACGGCATCACGGACGAGGTCGAGCAGGCCCATGGCACCGATCCGCGCAATCCGGACTCGGACTGCGACGGCCTCCTGGATGGACCCAACAAGAATGGCTTCCTGGGCGAGGACCTGAACGCCAACGGCGTGCTGGACCCGGGCGAGACGAGCCCCACCCAGCGTGACACGGATGGAGACGGTCTGGTGGACGGCGTGGAGCGCGGCGTGGCCACCAGCGCGGCTCCCGTCACGACCTGCGGCTATGTCGGCGACGCGGACCCCTCCACCCAGACGAACCCCACCGCCGCGGACAGCGACGGTGATGGCCTCGCCGATGGTGCCGAGGACTCCAACCAGAACGGCCGCGTGGACTCGGGCGAGCTCGACCCGGGCGATGGCTCGGACGGCACCAGCACCTCGCCCGCGGGCCAGGCCTGCGCCCCGCAGAACCAGCGTCAGGTGGTCTTCAAGGAGGACAACGGCAACGACATCCGGCTGGCGCTCCGCCCCTCCTTCCAGGAGGTGAAGGCGATCTCCTCGGGCAACATCAAGGGCTTCATCGGCTACGACCACACCAACAAGGTGACCTTCATCGCCTACAAGCGCGGCCAGGCGGGCACCTCCACCACGGCGGCGGGCGACGAGTCGTTCGTGCGGGGCCAGTTGTATCCGTCGGTGACGGAGACCACGCAGGTGTTCACCACCTGGGACGGATATCCCGCCTCGCAAGCCTTCTACGAGAAGGCGGACACCTCCTCCCTCGGCGCCTACACCAACGCGGTGGCCAATGCCCTCGTCGGCTCGGGAGCGGGGACGCTCGCGGGCGGCACCGACGTCACGGGTCCGTTCAAGCTCCAGGCGCAGTACGTGCACCGCTCCAACTCGAGCGTGCTCGTGGTGCTGGCCATCACCCCCAAGGCGAGCTTCGTGGAGCCGGGGATGTTCGTCATGGGCGACACCGCGGGCGGCACGGCCCTGGCCCAGTTCGGTGACGTGGACGCGGTGCAGTGCGAGACCTTCACCACCACGGGCAGCGGCCCCACGGACTTCCTGTTCGTGGTGGACGACAGCGGCTCCATGGCCGCGTCCCATCAGGCGCTGGCCAATGCGGCCAATGCCGTGGCCGCGCGATTGAGCAACTCGCAGCTCGACTGGCGCATTGCCCTGGTCACCACCTCCTACGGCGCGACCTACAGCACCAACCGCAACATCTTCCGGGGCTTCACCCGGGACATCAACCAGTTCAGGGCCTGGCTGGATCAGAACGCCGCGTGCCCGGACTCCTCGCAGGGCTGCTGGATTGGTGTCAGCGGCATCGCCGACGAAGTGCACCTGAAGCCGGCGCGCAAGGCGGTCAACGACATGACCGCCGCCACCACGACCGACGTCACCAAGCGGTTGCGTCCCGAGGCCCGCCTGGCCGTCATCTTCCTCACGGACGTGCGTGATCAGTCCACGGACAACGCCGCGCCCGGCTCCGGCAACACGCTCAACGAGTTCATCACCTACTTCAAGAGCGGCAACCCCACGGGCAAGGCCATCCAGTTGCACGGCATCCTCTGCGATCCCGCCGAGAGCACCACCCGGTGCAACAGCCAGGAGGACCCTCTCAACCCGGTGCACAAGGACGCCATCCAGGCGCTGGGCGGCATCGTGGGCAGCATCCGCACCGCGACGGGCATCCAGGCGGCCATCAACAGCATCATGGACAACGTGATTGGCTCCGCGGGTTACAAGACGCTCAAGCTGCCCATCGGCGCGTCCGTGCGCGTGGCGCTGGCGCAGGTGCGTGACGCCACGAAGTGCAATCCCAACGACCTGCCGCGCAGCCGGACGGATGGCTTCGATGTGGACGGCCGCAGCCAGGCCGTGTCCTTCTACGGGGCGTGCCGTCCGCCCGAGACGGGCACCATCCAGGGCGCCATCTCCTACCGCTTCTGGAGCGACCTCACGAGCAACCCAGAGGGCAATCCGCCGCCCTGCTACACCGACACCTACTACGACCCGACCGAGCCGGACTTCTGCCTGGGCTCCCGCGTGTGCAACCAGTATACGAACCGGTGCGAATAA
- a CDS encoding M28 family metallopeptidase — protein MRTCLLLLFLLPTLCWAKAPSPEGQRWWSHVEALAGDELEGRDTGSPGYLRAAEYVAAKLAEAGVQPGTARGFFQDVPFISQRLVWERSRMSLIREGKETPLEFGKEVLINSASIREGPLGAELVFVGYGLSIPEAGHDDLAGQDLQGKIAVVLSGGIPKGVSSNLAAHYGSRAERAAALLRAGAVGMLLLPNPSVQEVPWERVVAGARHPVMMLDEPALQDGLLPWSATFNPEHANTLLAGSGHTLEELVALADAGKPLPHFALPTSIQSEVALERAQVHCRNVVGRLPGSDPTLAAESVVLTAHLDHVGVGEPLKGDRIYNGAMDNASGVAALLEVARSFQQDKGPKPRRTLLFVAVTGEEKGLLGSRWFAERPPEGSGRIVANLNTDMFLPIIPFKELLAYGAQESSLSASLEASAKRLGLRLVADPNPQANAFVRSDQYSFIRKGIPALALKVGYRKGSREERLMKEWRSARYHGPADDLSQPVNLEAAVRFVRLMKELSQGVANAPSRPRWNDDSFFRRFAPQPPVSPPAP, from the coding sequence ATGCGAACCTGTCTCCTGCTGCTGTTTCTTCTTCCCACCCTTTGCTGGGCCAAGGCCCCGAGCCCCGAAGGTCAACGGTGGTGGTCCCACGTCGAGGCCCTGGCCGGTGACGAGCTGGAGGGACGCGACACGGGCAGTCCGGGTTATCTCCGGGCCGCCGAGTACGTCGCGGCGAAGCTGGCCGAGGCCGGAGTCCAGCCCGGCACGGCGCGGGGCTTCTTCCAGGACGTGCCCTTCATCTCCCAGCGCCTGGTGTGGGAGCGGAGCCGGATGTCGCTGATCCGGGAGGGCAAGGAGACGCCCCTGGAATTCGGCAAGGAGGTGCTGATCAACTCCGCCTCCATCCGCGAGGGGCCCCTGGGGGCGGAACTCGTCTTCGTGGGCTACGGCTTGAGCATCCCGGAAGCCGGACACGATGACCTGGCCGGACAGGACCTCCAGGGGAAGATCGCCGTCGTCCTGTCCGGCGGTATTCCCAAGGGCGTGTCCAGCAACCTCGCCGCGCATTACGGCTCACGCGCGGAGCGCGCGGCGGCTCTTCTGCGCGCGGGTGCCGTGGGCATGCTGTTGTTGCCGAACCCGAGCGTCCAGGAAGTCCCCTGGGAGCGGGTCGTGGCGGGAGCTCGGCATCCCGTGATGATGCTGGACGAGCCCGCGCTGCAGGACGGGCTCCTGCCGTGGTCGGCCACCTTCAACCCGGAGCACGCCAACACGTTGCTGGCGGGCAGCGGCCACACCCTCGAGGAGCTGGTGGCCCTGGCGGACGCGGGCAAGCCCCTGCCGCACTTCGCCCTGCCCACCTCCATCCAGAGCGAAGTGGCACTGGAGCGCGCGCAGGTGCACTGCCGCAACGTCGTGGGACGCCTGCCGGGCAGCGACCCCACCCTGGCCGCCGAGTCCGTGGTCCTCACGGCGCACCTGGATCACGTGGGCGTGGGGGAGCCGCTGAAGGGGGACCGCATCTACAACGGGGCCATGGATAATGCCTCCGGGGTCGCCGCGCTGCTGGAGGTGGCCCGGTCCTTCCAGCAGGACAAGGGCCCCAAGCCCCGCCGCACCCTGCTCTTCGTGGCCGTGACGGGGGAGGAGAAGGGACTGCTGGGCTCGCGCTGGTTCGCCGAGCGCCCGCCGGAAGGCTCGGGGCGGATCGTGGCCAACCTGAACACGGACATGTTCCTGCCGATCATCCCGTTCAAGGAGCTCCTCGCCTACGGGGCCCAGGAGTCGTCCTTGTCCGCCTCCCTCGAGGCCAGCGCCAAACGCCTGGGCCTGCGCCTGGTGGCCGATCCCAATCCCCAGGCGAACGCCTTCGTGCGCAGCGACCAGTACAGCTTCATCCGCAAGGGGATTCCGGCGCTGGCCCTGAAGGTGGGCTACCGCAAGGGCTCCCGGGAGGAGCGCCTCATGAAGGAGTGGCGCTCGGCGCGCTACCACGGCCCGGCGGATGACCTGTCGCAACCGGTGAACCTCGAGGCCGCGGTCCGCTTCGTGCGGCTGATGAAGGAGCTCTCCCAGGGAGTGGCCAATGCTCCGAGCCGGCCGCGCTGGAACGACGACAGCTTCTTCCGGCGCTTCGCCCCGCAGCCCCCTGTCTCGCCACCGGCTCCCTGA
- a CDS encoding sensor histidine kinase → MTTPSFTLSSPAELATLLFQTQYLDMLRAILDSASEGMAVVDLTGRQLYINDQCRKLLGIGATDTAPDDWSERYGLYYPDMRTLCPNERLPMYRIFQGEEAPVEELFIRNSAFPEGRYVQLSARPVRDHQGKRLGAVLYVRDIHEQRLAELERRRTEQRFQRIVEAAQEGMWMVDGDRRVTYVNRFAAELLGYTPEEIIGRDLYEFLGQEEIRRTQETIEVQRQGQTVLINEFKMLHKDGTHVWTMISTCPLNDEDGDYEGSLAIVIDITQRREAEQQVHQLNAQLERRIAERTAQLEFSNRELEAFAYSVAHDLRTPLRSISNFTLALTEDCADKLDATGLDYIQRIRAASRRMAELIDGILALSRVNRTEFIETDVDLSAQAHAIREQLQRWQPQRTARFRIQDGLVDRGDAQLLGAVLENLLGNAWKFTRNQQVAELEFGALAQQEGPRVYFVRDNGDGFDMEYKQKLFGVFQRLHTQQEFEGNGVGLATVQRIIQRHGGRVWAEGRVGQGATFYFTLHEPAAQRVSLPPAQEFPRNTPHV, encoded by the coding sequence ATGACCACCCCGTCCTTCACGTTGTCCTCTCCCGCCGAGCTGGCCACGCTCCTCTTCCAGACCCAATACCTGGACATGCTGCGCGCCATCCTCGACAGCGCCTCCGAGGGCATGGCCGTCGTCGACCTGACGGGCCGCCAGCTCTACATCAATGACCAGTGCCGGAAGCTGCTCGGCATCGGAGCCACGGACACCGCCCCGGACGATTGGAGCGAGCGGTACGGGCTCTACTACCCGGACATGCGCACGCTGTGCCCGAACGAGAGACTCCCGATGTACCGCATCTTCCAGGGGGAGGAGGCGCCGGTGGAGGAACTCTTCATCCGCAACTCCGCCTTCCCGGAAGGCCGCTACGTCCAGTTGAGCGCCAGACCCGTCCGCGACCATCAGGGAAAACGCCTGGGCGCCGTGCTCTACGTGCGAGACATCCACGAGCAGCGCCTGGCCGAGCTCGAGCGGCGCCGCACCGAGCAGCGCTTCCAGCGCATCGTGGAGGCCGCCCAGGAGGGCATGTGGATGGTCGACGGCGACCGGCGCGTCACCTACGTCAACCGCTTCGCGGCCGAGCTGCTGGGCTACACGCCCGAGGAAATCATCGGCAGGGACCTCTACGAGTTCCTCGGGCAGGAGGAAATCCGCCGCACCCAGGAGACCATCGAGGTGCAGCGCCAGGGCCAGACCGTCCTCATCAATGAGTTCAAGATGTTGCACAAGGATGGAACGCACGTCTGGACCATGATCTCCACCTGCCCGCTCAACGACGAGGACGGCGACTACGAGGGCTCGCTGGCCATCGTCATCGACATCACCCAGCGCCGCGAGGCCGAGCAGCAGGTGCACCAGCTCAACGCACAGTTGGAGCGCCGCATCGCCGAGCGCACCGCCCAGCTCGAGTTCTCCAATCGCGAGTTGGAGGCCTTCGCCTACTCCGTGGCGCATGACCTGCGCACGCCCCTGCGCAGCATCTCCAACTTCACCCTCGCGCTGACGGAGGACTGCGCGGACAAGCTGGATGCCACCGGCCTGGACTACATCCAGCGCATCCGCGCCGCCTCGCGGCGCATGGCCGAGCTCATCGACGGCATCCTCGCGCTCTCGCGCGTCAACCGCACCGAGTTCATCGAGACGGACGTCGATCTGTCCGCCCAGGCCCACGCCATCCGCGAGCAGCTCCAGCGCTGGCAGCCCCAGCGCACCGCGCGCTTCCGCATCCAGGACGGGCTGGTGGACCGCGGGGACGCCCAGTTGCTGGGCGCGGTGCTGGAGAACCTGCTGGGCAACGCCTGGAAGTTCACCCGGAACCAGCAGGTGGCGGAGCTCGAGTTCGGTGCCCTCGCCCAGCAGGAGGGCCCGCGCGTCTACTTCGTCCGGGACAACGGAGACGGCTTCGACATGGAGTACAAACAGAAGCTCTTCGGCGTCTTCCAGCGGCTGCACACCCAACAGGAATTCGAGGGCAATGGCGTGGGGCTCGCCACCGTGCAGCGCATCATCCAGCGCCACGGGGGCCGCGTCTGGGCAGAGGGGCGCGTCGGGCAGGGCGCCACCTTCTACTTCACCCTCCACGAGCCCGCCGCCCAGCGCGTCAGTCTCCCCCCCGCCCAGGAATTCCCGAGGAACACCCCCCATGTATGA
- a CDS encoding response regulator — protein MYDPSQRVILLVEDNADDELMTLRAFRKSNIHNPVVVVRDGAEAIDYLFIQGKHANRNPDIRPQVILLDLHLPRIDGLEVLRRIRAHEQTRTLPVVVLTSSKEERDLVDSYQLGVNSFVHKPVDVTSFFEAVRQLGMYWLVLNELPLPRRGA, from the coding sequence ATGTATGATCCAAGCCAACGCGTCATCCTGCTCGTCGAGGACAACGCCGACGACGAGCTGATGACCCTGCGGGCCTTCCGCAAGAGCAACATCCACAACCCGGTGGTCGTCGTGCGCGACGGAGCCGAGGCGATCGACTACCTCTTCATCCAGGGCAAGCACGCGAACAGGAATCCGGACATCCGGCCCCAGGTCATCCTGTTGGACCTGCACCTGCCGCGCATCGACGGGCTGGAGGTGCTGCGGCGCATCCGCGCCCACGAGCAGACCCGGACCCTGCCGGTGGTCGTCCTCACCTCCTCCAAGGAGGAGAGGGATCTGGTGGACAGCTACCAGCTCGGGGTCAACAGCTTCGTGCACAAGCCGGTGGACGTCACCTCCTTCTTCGAGGCGGTGCGGCAGCTCGGCATGTACTGGCTCGTCCTCAACGAGCTGCCCCTTCCACGACGGGGCGCCTGA
- a CDS encoding ATP-binding protein gives MEERLAMQNRLLELVARGTPLPDMLHSITRAIELLSPGMMASVLLLDDAGILHVGAGASLPPAYNAAVEGLAIGPNVGSCGAAAYSKRMVVVTDIGTHPNWAPYRDTMKEFRLQACWSGPILSSEGRVLGTLAMYYNEPRAPTEHELHLIETMAHIASVAMERAKAEQERERLLARERLARHEAEAASRMKDEFLSTLSHELRTPLTSILGWAQLLRTRAMSEDKRQRALEIIERNARAQTQLIEDLLDISRIVTGKMRLEVRPVEPLPVLEAALDAVRPAADARGVRLSLRVAPDMGPLLVDAERLQQVVWNLLTNAIKFTPSGGQVVVRLERGEGEARLEVEDTGQGIEPAFLPHVFERFRQADSSTTRTHGGLGLGLAIVRHVVEMHGGSVSAHSEGRGRGSTFRVVLPLTPSSAPEPLPSPRARLARGSESPGAEAPSLEGVRVLVVEDAPDTRALLTEVLEGSGAQVACVASAQEALALLTGPHRIDVLISDIGMAGEDGYALIRRLRAQERGGERLPAVALTVFARSEDRWRALAEGFDMHVAKPVNASRLLSVVASLVSSRHS, from the coding sequence GTGGAAGAGCGCCTGGCGATGCAGAACCGGTTGCTGGAGCTGGTGGCGCGAGGCACGCCGCTGCCGGACATGCTGCACTCCATCACTCGCGCCATCGAGCTGTTGAGCCCGGGGATGATGGCCTCGGTGCTGTTGCTGGATGACGCGGGCATCCTCCACGTGGGCGCGGGGGCGAGCCTGCCGCCGGCCTACAACGCCGCCGTCGAGGGGTTGGCGATCGGCCCCAACGTGGGCTCCTGTGGCGCGGCCGCGTACTCGAAGCGGATGGTGGTGGTGACGGACATCGGCACGCACCCCAACTGGGCGCCCTACCGGGACACGATGAAGGAGTTCCGGCTGCAGGCGTGCTGGTCCGGTCCCATCCTCTCCTCGGAGGGGCGGGTACTGGGGACGCTGGCCATGTATTACAACGAGCCCCGGGCTCCCACCGAGCACGAGCTGCACCTCATCGAGACCATGGCCCACATCGCCTCGGTGGCGATGGAGAGGGCCAAGGCCGAGCAGGAGCGGGAGCGGCTGCTGGCGCGTGAGCGTCTGGCCCGCCACGAGGCCGAGGCCGCCAGCCGGATGAAGGACGAGTTCCTCTCCACGCTGTCCCACGAGCTGCGCACGCCCCTCACCTCCATTCTCGGGTGGGCCCAGTTGCTGCGCACGCGCGCGATGTCGGAGGACAAGCGTCAGCGGGCCCTGGAGATCATCGAGCGCAACGCGCGGGCGCAGACGCAGCTCATCGAGGACCTGCTGGACATCAGCCGCATCGTCACGGGGAAGATGCGGCTGGAGGTGCGCCCGGTGGAGCCGCTGCCGGTGCTGGAGGCGGCGCTCGACGCGGTGCGCCCGGCGGCCGATGCCCGGGGCGTCCGGCTGTCCCTGCGCGTGGCGCCCGACATGGGGCCGCTGCTCGTGGATGCCGAGCGCTTGCAGCAGGTGGTGTGGAACCTTTTGACCAACGCCATCAAGTTCACGCCCTCGGGGGGCCAGGTGGTGGTCCGGCTGGAGCGGGGTGAGGGCGAGGCCCGGCTGGAAGTGGAGGACACGGGCCAGGGGATCGAGCCCGCCTTCCTGCCCCATGTCTTCGAGCGCTTCCGCCAGGCCGACAGCAGCACCACGCGCACCCATGGGGGCCTGGGCCTGGGACTGGCCATCGTGCGCCACGTGGTGGAGATGCATGGGGGCAGCGTGTCGGCGCACAGCGAGGGGCGGGGTCGGGGCTCCACCTTCCGCGTCGTCCTGCCGTTGACGCCGTCGAGCGCGCCGGAGCCTCTTCCCTCTCCTCGGGCCCGGTTGGCGCGGGGCTCCGAGTCCCCGGGGGCCGAGGCGCCTTCTCTCGAGGGGGTTCGCGTCCTCGTGGTGGAGGACGCGCCGGATACCCGGGCCCTGCTCACCGAGGTGCTGGAGGGCAGCGGGGCCCAGGTGGCGTGCGTGGCGAGCGCCCAGGAAGCCCTCGCGTTGCTGACCGGCCCGCACCGGATCGACGTGCTCATCTCGGACATCGGCATGGCGGGAGAGGACGGCTATGCGTTGATTCGCCGGCTCCGCGCCCAGGAGCGTGGCGGGGAACGGTTGCCCGCGGTGGCGCTCACGGTCTTCGCCCGGAGCGAGGATCGCTGGCGCGCCCTGGCCGAGGGCTTCGATATGCACGTCGCCAAGCCGGTGAACGCCTCGCGGTTGCTCTCGGTGGTGGCCTCGCTCGTCTCCTCCCGGCACTCCTGA
- a CDS encoding alpha/beta fold hydrolase, protein MNALKRNNVKFTGRGKKVMLFSHGYGCDQNMWRLITPAFQDDYQIVLYDLVGSGQSDTSAYSRAKYSSLMGYAVDVLEICRELDVRDAIFVGHSVSAMIGVLAAIAEPDRFEKLVLIGPSPCYINHDDYVGGFSREDIDGLLDSLDSNYLGWSSAMAPVIMGNPERPELGEELTNSFCRTDPEIAKHFARVTFLSDNRADLPKLKTRSLILQCSQDVIAPESVGEYVRRNLANSRLVVMKATGHCPNLSAPEETIAAMKTFL, encoded by the coding sequence ATGAATGCCCTCAAGCGAAACAATGTAAAGTTCACGGGTCGCGGTAAAAAGGTGATGCTCTTCTCCCACGGTTACGGGTGCGATCAAAACATGTGGCGGCTCATCACGCCGGCCTTCCAGGATGATTATCAAATCGTCCTCTACGATCTCGTGGGCAGCGGGCAGTCGGACACCTCCGCATACAGCCGGGCCAAGTACAGCTCACTCATGGGTTACGCGGTCGACGTGCTGGAGATCTGCCGCGAGCTGGATGTCAGGGATGCCATTTTCGTTGGGCATTCGGTGAGCGCGATGATCGGAGTGCTGGCCGCGATCGCGGAGCCGGACCGGTTCGAGAAGCTGGTCCTGATCGGCCCCTCTCCCTGTTACATCAATCACGACGACTACGTGGGCGGATTCTCCCGGGAAGACATCGACGGGCTCCTGGACTCGCTGGACAGCAACTACCTGGGCTGGTCGAGCGCGATGGCGCCCGTGATCATGGGCAACCCGGAGCGCCCGGAGCTGGGCGAGGAGCTGACCAATAGCTTCTGCCGCACCGACCCCGAGATCGCGAAGCACTTCGCACGCGTGACGTTCCTCTCGGACAACCGGGCTGACCTGCCGAAGTTGAAGACCCGGTCGCTGATTCTGCAGTGCTCACAGGATGTGATCGCCCCGGAGTCCGTGGGCGAATACGTGAGGCGGAATCTGGCCAATAGCCGGTTGGTGGTGATGAAGGCAACCGGACATTGCCCCAACCTGAGTGCGCCTGAAGAAACCATCGCGGCCATGAAGACCTTTTTGTGA